One Odocoileus virginianus isolate 20LAN1187 ecotype Illinois chromosome 6, Ovbor_1.2, whole genome shotgun sequence DNA segment encodes these proteins:
- the LOC110143120 gene encoding translation machinery-associated protein 7-like has product MLGREGGKKKPKKQAKEMDEEDKAFRQKQEEQKKLEELKAKALGKGPLATGGIKKSGKRHTAAASFLDFRDSLWDLPAGTHPCAAENNASESQN; this is encoded by the coding sequence ATGTTGGGCCGTGAAGGTGGCAAGAAGAAGCCAAAGAAGCAAGCCAAGGAGATGGATGAGGAAGATAAGGCATTCAGGCAGAAGCAGGAGGAGCAGAAGAAACTCGAGGAGCTAAAAGCAAAAGCCTTGGGGAAAGGCCCCCTGGCCACTGGTGGAATCAAGAAATCTGGCAAAAGGCACACGGCAGCAGCGTCCTTTTTGGACTTCAGGGATTCCCTGTGGGACTTGCCAGCTGGTACCCATCCCTGTGCTGCTGAGAATAACGCTTCAGAGAGCCAGAACTAG